The following nucleotide sequence is from Puntigrus tetrazona isolate hp1 chromosome 12, ASM1883169v1, whole genome shotgun sequence.
TTTATacaaagataataaatatatacaatatattatatgtgaacaaaaacatttattttggatgcaattaaaatatagcaaaatgttTTAGTGGTTTATGGAATGGGAGAAAAAGGTAAATTGGAACCACTGCTAAATGTGGAAAAGGATGTAAGAATGGCATAGATCTAATTTTACActccattttcacattttaaagtttaaatccTATTTAGTAACTAAAAGTGCTAAtcatttttcaatataaaaacaaataaaaatgctgtagtAGTGCATTGTCTGTCAAAAAGCAGTTTGTGTTCACCTTAAGATGCCCTCCTTAAAATCCTCTTCTATGCTGAACCAATATCTAAGCGCTCTAATTGAGGCAGAAATGCTTAGGTCTTTCATTATTCTACCAGTTTATAATACTGGTGGGACTCACACTATTTCAGGCTCTGTAACTAGACTAGgtcatgtttttcttctctcGTGTTCGACTTTTTGGCCCCCATAGGAATACCCTTTCAGAACATCCTTAGCTGATGGGAAGATTCCTTGAGGTCCTCCGGGCAACAGTCCAGGGCAGGGAAATCTACCTCACAGCAACCCAGTAAGGGAAACACACGAAGAAGAGGGCCTCACCTCTGGCATCTTGATTGATTGGCATGCTAGAATAGTTCATGCATTATAAATGGCATTTATTGCACCTTTACAATGGTGTTTGGGGAATAATTCCAGAGGTTATTTCAAAAGTCAATCAAGGTTCTTCTGACGGGACCTGCAATCTCAAACAGATCAAGTCAAGTGTATCATACCAATTTCCTCTCCAGCTACTAAATATCAAGTCATTCCCAAGTTCTGAAGAGGATCTGTTTTTGCACATATATTAAAAGCATCTCTCAAATGCAGGTTAACTTTGAAGGACCATGAATTGATGTGACATAGCATGCTTTGATCACCCTCCAAgactgcttgtttttgtttttatgtactttatattTCCATGTACATTATCAATTGGAAAACGGTTGTTGCGTTTGCCAGACATTTCTATGCAAAGCAACTCACACTATATCAAATTATAAAAGTTTATCCACCACAAATATAAGCCATAACCTTATTGTTGATCATATGCCCTATCATAAGAACATTCCAGTGCTCAGCATCACATTCGTAAGCATATTCACATTAACtaagaataataaatgtgcattttaaataacatgtatttttcattgttagttcgTGTTAACTAAATAGTAAACTACTGTTACTATGTTCACAAATGCATCTTGTGTTTTTGGAATATTTAAGGttcagtaaaagcagtaatgaCATCATGTTGGTaggaaaaaagctaattttttcttttttaaatcattcagtcaatcaatcaaacaatgTTATGCCATGCTGCACTAACAATGCATGAAAATGGTACCAGTTTGCTTACTGCAAACTTAAAGCTTAAAGTTTTATAAATCAATAccactaaattatatttaataataatgattttttttctgttaaaatggtattatataagatattaaaatataaatataaaatataagccATGAGTattttgtgaccctggaccataattaagattatttatcataaataaGATTTTCAGTGATGTGTGGCTTGTTAGGTTCAGGTAATATTTGCAAATCTGGATTCtagggtgcaaaaaaacaagctaaatacttagaaaattgtctttaaagttcttagcaaGGCATTCTACTAAATGTCTTCagagaacatgatctttaccatatcctaatgatttttgacatacaaataaaaatagggGTGCttcaaaaggttcttcacagcaatgccatagaagaacaattttgggttccacaaagaaccatcactttcttacctttttgtaatctaaagaaccttttttttgcCACAAATAAACCTTCAGGTTCTTCAGactttaaaggttctttatgaaaCCATTTAGCCAAAAGGTTATTCTATGGcattgtgaagcacctttaGTGTAAAACTAAGCAAAATCTATCAGTATTATTTCATACTcatgcagtttatttttggtgactttacctgtgctacttatgactgttTTGTGATCTAGGGTCACATATAAAGTTTTAACTTGTGCTGAAGATTTgctaaatgctttttatatcgcaaatatattgcaatattatgattgttgttgtttttgtgggtCATTTTGTACCAGGGTGAGCTTCATAGCTACTTGTGTACAGGCCATTGTGAAGATGGCCAGGGTGTTTTGACACCTTACAAAGATCTTGGCAATCTACCAAAGCACTTAGGATTCAATTTAGAAAATGCAGAATTTACACTATAATATATGGGATGGAGAAACAAAATGTCATTgtctaatttattttgattgttgttattactttaatgtatttatttggtaaacCAGGCAATGAATGGGCTAAAGTGCATAATCCATATGGAAAGTAAAAAAACCAATGAGTATTACAGATGAAAATAAGGTTTAACTATAAGTTTACGTTTCATTTTCCACATGACATTTATATAATTCTTGAATAATGTTAGGATCAATGGGTTGAATACACAGTGTGACCACAGAGACCCTAAAAAACAATGCCTTGTTGGCACTCTAATGAGGATAACACTTTCAAACAAACCatataatgcatacattttctgTCGCTAAGACTGAAACAGAAAATTCAACATATGCACGATCAGCAAATAATTTCGCTAACATTTTGCAATAAGGTTGTATACGTTAATGTTAACTTAGACAgaatttgaaaatatgaaaaaacactgaacaaaacGGTGCTTTTGGAGTGTTTTAACTTCACATAGACTAATAGATTATAACTGCATgtgttttaccttttaaattaagcatagcattatatatttataaattagcACTAGCATAAAAGAAACaattgctgtaaaaaaatattgttcacTGTTTGTTCAGAATATatagtgcattaactaatgttaacgtttagaaccttattgtaaagtgttttctttctttctttttccttaaTGTGAAAACTTAGAGCTTATGAACCAATTTACAACCACTTTTGGACTGAAGTTGCTgcctagtgagctgccttgtTATCTACTGTCTACATATCCAGATGCAAGCAAAATTATGCCTGCCTATCATCTGGAACAGCTTTCCTGTCAGGAGTGCCTATGATATGTTAATATGTCTTGCTAGGCAGCTcattaggttttggaacagagtgCACTTTTCTAATGAACTCCATGACATCCTTCGCTgccttttgtaaaaaaaaaaaattaaattaaattcttaatttacaGATTTGACTGGTAAAACTTTGTAGACATTCAATCACACAGGCAGAACATTCAGGTGGATTTCAACTTAAGATTTATCTTGGCAGACATTCTGAATTATCCCTGCTGGCACTCAACATAAGAAACTGAACAATCACACAGTATTGGATGTGACATACCAAGGATCCGCTCTAACAGTGCAAGCACACTATGTGGTGGTCAACATCATCTCATTATCTTTAAACATAAAAGTTTGAAacgttttaattcatttttttaaagtgtctcAGGGGTTTCCTTAGAAACGACAACAGTGATTTATCTTACAGCTAGTGACTGATCACAAAAATAACAAGCTAacctgtttatttcttttaagacACAGAGTCAGTAAGACTGCAGGATTCACGAAGAAAATAATTAACCATTTTCTGTGCTCCCCTAAAAATCTAACCACTGAGTATCAAAGCAAACTACAgtgcttttttcttttgcacagtTTGTATATGTTTACTGAGACACCTGAAAAATCATTGatgcatgcaaaaatgtgttGCTCTGTAAAATTTTGATGTTGCCTGCAGGGACAACAACAGTACTTTTTGTAAATACCCAGTAGGATGAGTGCTTTACGCTTCGTGTGCTGCCTGCCAAATGGGAATCTGACTGAAAAAAGAACCactggatgaaaaaaaacagacaacgCCTCCTTTAAAAGCATGCAGAGCAGACAAACCTCTTAGTAAAGATGAGCCTCAAGCTCGGCCATTTCTGAATCAATTATTTATCTGAATTGGATTAGATGGCCCCTGTGATTTCCCTCCTTCTGTCTCCAGTCATCTCTGTCCATGCGTGCATATGTGGATGGTTTTAGCATGATATGTTTCACATTTCCCTATTGTGAACATTGCAATCCACTGACCACAAAGCATCCTACGTTAGAAGTTCTTCCTGGTTCTTTGGGAGGGTTCTGAACAATCCTGAGTGGTACCTTGAAGTGAGTTATCTGTTATTCAAGGGATACAAAgccattattcttttttttcctacaggtttgatcaattttatgttttagagaCCGGAAGCCCAGTGTCCAATGTGCCATTGCCTTTTGGCAGCCTGAGAAGCTTCCTCCACATATCATAAGCACTTGACCTGGCACTATACCACAGTGCTAATGGTGGAAGACTCCTCAGACTTGCCCTGCCTGCTGGGCAGAGACTTGAGATACTCCAGGTGGCGCCTGGCATCTTCCTGATTGTGTCTCACATAGTAGACCAGATAGGAGATGACCATGGTGAACCATCCAAACATGGTCACCAACATGGCCACGTCCGTGGTCTTTTTGAGCACCACACACAGGTCCAGGTCTTTGGCCAGCAGGAAAGGCACGCCATTGGCTTCAGAGTCTGAGGGCTCAGATGTCTGACAGATAATGCCAGTCAAAGACACAGGCTCTAGGTCTAAGCGTGGAAGGGCTGTCTGCAGCCTGCAGTCACAGTGCCAGGGGTTTCCAGTGAGGTTGGATCGTGCTCTAACACCTTCAAAGGCATCTGGGTCTAGTGTCTTGAGCTGGTTTGACGACAGATCCAGAAATTGTAGAGAGACGCCCAAGCCTCTAAAGGCTCCTGGTTCAAGTAAAGCTAGTTCGTTATGGGAGAGATCCAATTCAGCTAGCAGTGGAAGATCATGAAAGGCATTGGCAGGGATACTAGTCAGGAGGTTGTAGTCCAGGTAGAGGCGTTGTGTGTCATTGGGAATGTCCTGAGGGATCTCAGTAAGATGCAGGTTGCTGCAGCGCATAGTCTTACCGCCAAATGAGCCCTCGCTGTCTGAACAGTAGCAGCGTTTGGAGCAGGAAGTCGCAGCATGGTGGAAACACAGTGTCATCAGCACTAAGCTGTGAAAAAGCAACCACATGACCACAGAGTGCCGAAGCAGCCAACCTGAAGGTAGCAGCATTGTGGGACAGCGGGCATAATCCCTTTAGAGTACAACCTGTGCTGAGAGCATCCAGGGGGCTGTACCCAACATCAAAATGCCCAACAGCTTGCAACCCTAGAAGATTGAAGAATACAGccagttaataaaatatatatatatttctttactgTTTCAGATATCAGAATATTCAaagagtttgtgtttttttttaatgccactGTGCTCCCTGTGTGTGATAATTTTGTAGTATGAGAATGAGAGTtattatgtcatttaaaaagattCCAGTTTTGTTATAATACATTGTCTTAACATTACGAATGCCAATTAATCAAGCTATGCCATTGTTTAACTGTACATATCTCTTACTAAAtccaattttcattttcttgcaACAATGTCTCACCAATCTGTGATTTAAGTATTTATACATAGCCTACTTTGATTGTCCCTTATTAACTTTCAgtgaaatacaaatacattctAAACAATGCAggcttttttgttattattattggattgttttttatgtttttacccAAGTGTTTTCTGCACTCAAAAAATGCAGAGGTCAGTTGTTGGGTCATTCTATTGGATTATTTGCTGGGTAATGTTTCCCttaatatgctgctttttaCATGCTTTGGTTACTCttaagtggactatcaaaataaaatgtttttcataaagtgcatttttttctacCTAGCCACTGGGTTGAGCTTGCCTCCAATAAAACAGCCCAGCTGCTGAGTTACAGTCAGATTGATGGGGAATTTTGCATCTACTACAGGAGAGCAATTCTCAGCATTACTGTGTTGGTCACTTCTTCAGAGAAATAAAGGTTTGTATACATTATTTCATATAGCCATGTCTTTACTGTgtttcaaattatattattttatggacAGCAGCTGCCATTTCACATGAAGGTAACACCTCGGaggacatttattttatgctgaaTTAAATATAGggtgatatttaaatatgttctcTAATATCAGTACTGTTTATTTATGGCCAGGTTATGGATCCAGTCACAGCATCTTTCAGCTTTGAGCTCAGATTTTCAGCGGCATACAAAACTCTGGCAACCCAAACTTGAATTGGGTTGCCAAATAACTCAAGTTGGGTTGTTTTTAACCTATCGTTGTATCTTCGAGTGTCTATGTGTAGTATACACAGACAAACGCACAAAGAATATGCAAGTATGacaaacacatacagcacagaaatgaatattaataagctGACTCCTGCCTTAacctattttaatttcataatcatttttatcattaaaaatgatgcagTAGATGCTAAAAGCAGTGTGgatttaactattattattttcctgcTGGCTTCATACCCTTTTTACCAGACATACTAAGCAATGCTTTTGCcaaaaaaaccttcaaaaaaTATCCATtcttatttataacataaaagTGGAAACCCTGCTATGATGGCCTAATtgaaaagttaaatgaaatccAGGACTTACAAAAAATGACTTGTGAACAATATGTGTGTTTctcaaaaaaacagttttaataggTATATGTATagataagatatatatatatatatatatataatatataaatatatatatatatatatatatatatatatatatatatatatatatatatatatatatatatatatatatatatatatatatgtattgctGAACCTCCCTgtgttcaccaaaaaaaaaattaaatgagatAAGTACCTCTTACAAACTGTTATCTCACATAAGAACTatgctatttattatattcaaattaCCTAGATTAAGAGGCCCAGGTAAAGAATGCAATTCCAAGCCTTCCTCTAGAATTGTGACAAGCTACCTTATAAATTCTAAGAGTTATAAGAGTACTTTATACAGTGCATGTTGTCATAAAATAATTGAGCTGCTAGAGTGG
It contains:
- the lrrc3ca gene encoding leucine-rich repeat-containing protein 3B, giving the protein MLLPSGWLLRHSVVMWLLFHSLVLMTLCFHHAATSCSKRCYCSDSEGSFGGKTMRCSNLHLTEIPQDIPNDTQRLYLDYNLLTSIPANAFHDLPLLAELDLSHNELALLEPGAFRGLGVSLQFLDLSSNQLKTLDPDAFEGVRARSNLTGNPWHCDCRLQTALPRLDLEPVSLTGIICQTSEPSDSEANGVPFLLAKDLDLCVVLKKTTDVAMLVTMFGWFTMVISYLVYYVRHNQEDARRHLEYLKSLPSRQGKSEESSTISTVV